The Chryseobacterium aureum genome contains a region encoding:
- a CDS encoding thioredoxin fold domain-containing protein, which translates to MKKLALLSSIFIGALAWAQGIKFEEGNFVSVLAKAKKEKKLVFIDAYASWCGPCKLMVKNIFPLQSVGDYYNSHFINAKIDMEKGEGIELAKKYNVKAFPTYLFIDGNGEAVHRTLGYVEENDFIQFAKDAEDPNKRLTSLKQQFEKGEKDPEFLKNLAALTMYNDAEFTGKVMNRYFQQKANLDQEDIQMLLSGVQTTDSPLYKIFQDKKADIVKFFPEEKYEKFNKTIKLNTVSKKAYNADTKTWNDNYFLSETQKFMNKEEAEKVLKRMKANRALKNKDIPEYEKLILDLYKDYSAAGSEELNSLAWNFFENVNNKTSLEKAIAWAQESVKKDQNFANTDTLANLYNKIGDKKNAKAWAEKSIELAKSTGQDSTDTEKLLKSL; encoded by the coding sequence ATGAAAAAATTAGCCCTACTTTCCTCAATCTTTATAGGAGCCCTGGCCTGGGCACAGGGAATCAAATTTGAAGAAGGCAACTTCGTCTCTGTTCTTGCTAAGGCAAAAAAAGAAAAAAAACTGGTCTTTATTGATGCATATGCTTCATGGTGCGGACCTTGTAAACTGATGGTGAAAAATATTTTCCCGCTTCAGTCTGTAGGAGACTACTATAATTCTCACTTTATCAATGCCAAGATTGATATGGAAAAGGGGGAAGGAATAGAACTGGCCAAAAAATATAATGTAAAAGCATTTCCTACTTACCTTTTCATTGACGGAAATGGTGAGGCAGTACACAGAACTCTGGGATATGTGGAAGAAAATGATTTCATCCAGTTTGCGAAAGATGCTGAAGATCCAAACAAAAGACTAACCTCTTTGAAGCAGCAGTTTGAAAAAGGTGAAAAAGACCCTGAGTTTTTAAAGAATCTGGCCGCACTTACCATGTATAATGATGCTGAATTTACCGGTAAAGTGATGAACCGTTACTTCCAGCAGAAAGCAAATTTAGATCAGGAAGATATTCAGATGCTTCTTTCCGGGGTACAAACCACAGACAGCCCTTTGTATAAAATTTTTCAGGATAAGAAAGCAGATATTGTTAAATTTTTTCCGGAAGAGAAATACGAAAAGTTCAACAAGACTATAAAACTGAATACGGTTTCTAAAAAAGCGTATAATGCAGATACTAAAACATGGAATGACAATTATTTTTTGTCGGAAACCCAGAAATTCATGAACAAAGAAGAAGCTGAAAAGGTATTAAAAAGAATGAAGGCCAACAGAGCTTTAAAGAATAAAGACATTCCTGAATATGAGAAACTTATTCTTGACCTGTATAAAGACTATTCCGCCGCAGGTTCTGAAGAACTGAATTCTCTTGCCTGGAACTTCTTTGAAAATGTAAACAATAAAACGTCTCTTGAAAAAGCCATTGCATGGGCACAGGAATCTGTAAAGAAAGACCAGAATTTTGCAAACACCGATACTTTAGCCAATCTTTACAATAAAATTGGTGACAAGAAAAATGCAAAAGCTTGGGCAGAAAAATCTATCGAACTGGCAAAAAGCACAGGACAGGATTCTACTGATACAGAGAAACTGTTGAAAAGTCTTTAA
- a CDS encoding 3-oxoacyl-ACP synthase III family protein — MIKSTIKGVGFYVPDNIVTNDDLAKLMNTNDEWITERTGIKERRHRKNRNDSQETSAYLGFKAAEKAIQNAGLTSKDIDYIIFATLSPDYYFPGCGVLLQDMLGCDTIGALDVRNQCSGFVYAMSVANAFIKSGTYKNILVVGAEVHSFGLDFSDEGRGVSVIFGDGAGAVVLCASEDENAGDILAMNMHSEGKYADDLCTQFPGSKYGWSDRMRRDPENVTNKEVYPIMNGNFVFKHAVTRFPETMMEALNKAGKTIEDLDMFIPHQANLRIAQFVQEKFGLPNEKVFNNIQKYGNTTAASIPIALSEAIEQGKIKRGDLVLLSAFGSGFTWGSVLFEY, encoded by the coding sequence ATGATTAAAAGTACAATAAAAGGTGTGGGATTTTATGTTCCAGATAACATTGTTACAAATGATGATTTAGCAAAACTGATGAATACCAATGACGAATGGATTACGGAAAGAACGGGTATCAAGGAAAGAAGACACAGAAAAAACAGGAACGACTCTCAGGAAACCAGCGCTTATCTGGGTTTTAAAGCTGCGGAAAAAGCAATTCAGAATGCTGGTCTTACGTCAAAAGATATCGATTATATTATTTTTGCCACATTATCACCGGATTATTACTTCCCTGGCTGTGGGGTATTGCTTCAGGATATGCTGGGATGTGATACAATCGGGGCGCTGGATGTGAGAAACCAGTGTTCAGGATTCGTATATGCGATGAGTGTAGCCAATGCCTTCATCAAATCAGGAACATATAAAAATATTCTTGTGGTAGGCGCTGAAGTTCATTCTTTCGGACTGGACTTTTCTGATGAAGGAAGAGGGGTTTCTGTAATTTTCGGTGATGGAGCAGGAGCGGTTGTGCTTTGTGCATCAGAAGATGAAAATGCAGGAGATATTTTAGCCATGAATATGCATTCTGAAGGAAAGTATGCTGACGATCTTTGTACGCAGTTCCCGGGTTCAAAGTACGGATGGAGCGACAGAATGAGAAGGGATCCTGAAAATGTAACGAATAAAGAAGTTTACCCCATCATGAACGGAAATTTCGTATTCAAACATGCGGTAACAAGGTTCCCTGAAACGATGATGGAAGCGCTGAACAAAGCAGGAAAAACAATTGAAGATCTTGATATGTTTATTCCACACCAGGCCAATCTTAGAATTGCCCAGTTTGTACAGGAAAAATTCGGATTGCCAAATGAAAAAGTTTTCAATAACATCCAGAAATACGGAAATACAACGGCTGCTTCCATTCCTATTGCTTTAAGTGAAGCAATTGAGCAAGGCAAAATAAAGAGAGGCGACCTTGTGCTTCTTTCAGCTTTTGGAAGCGGATTTACATGGGGAAGTGTGCTGTTTGAATACTAA